The DNA segment TTTTTTATATTAAAAATTATTTATCTGCAAAGGAAAGACTAGAATTTCAAAATTCATCAACATAACATTGGTTTTTATAAAATATAAACATCTGTAAACAAAAAAAGGTAATATCATGAATTTAGCTTATGAATTAATAATAATGATTTTATTGTAAGTGGTTTATGGGAGTTTCTTATTTGCTTCTTACATGTGCGATTCATAAAAACACTGAAGTTGCAAACACTATTCGTAAACTGTCTGGTGTACGAGAAGCTGTGCCTGTACACGGTGCATATGATTGTATTGTAAAAGTTGAAAAATCAACACCAGATGATGCCATCCAATTTATTTTGTCTAGTATACGTCCGCTAGATGATATACGAAATATTATTACTTTACATGATGCACCACCCCTGATTATGAAACAAAATGTTTGAACACTTGAAATTAAATATATTTGTGTTAGATGATTCAATAGTTGTACAAAACCAAAAATACAAGTCCAAACATTTTCCTCGTTGTGGAATTACTGAAGTGGAATCATTTGTTTTGAATATGGTTAAAGATGGACAATTAGATGATCTCTTACATTAGACATTCCAAAAAGCGTTAGAGCAAAACAAACTCTATAACCCTGTTTTTTATTTATTATGAAATAATTTGGCAATAACCTGAGCTGAAATTATCTATATTAGCTTATGATTTGTTATATCTTAATAATTGATAATAATCTCATGAAAAATCTTTTAGATCCTAATCATGATTATCTTAAAACAGAGAAAAATGTGCGTAAATATCTAAAATCTTTGCCAAATTCCCAAATAAAATTATTTTATGAAGCTATTGAATATACATCATTTCCAGTATTATTAGCTCATGAATACACATCCAGGTTTAAGAAAAAAAAATCAAAACCTAAAAAATAATTTGTGTGCTAATAAGGCTTTAAATTACATCATCATATAATTTGTTTATTATGGATAAATTTGAAATTGTGTCTTCTAATTTTTTAGAATTAGCAAGTGAACAAAGATTAAGAATCTTATCTGCTTTAAACTCTAAGCCTCATAGAGTAACCATGCTTGCAAAAAAATTAGATGTAACATCTCAAGAAATTCATAGAAATCTAGAACGATTATCAAATTCTGGATTCGTAATTAAAAAACCTGATGAGCATTATTACATTACTACTACAGGACAATTGATGTTGAGCCAAATGCCAATAATGTTTTTTGTAACTAAAAATCAAAAATATTTTTCAACCCATGATATTGGAATATTGCCAGCTAAATTTAGTCGTAGATTGGGGGTTCTTGAAAATTGTGAACATGTCAAAGGCGTTACTAATGTTCTAGATAAATGGAAAAAAATCTATCAAAATTCTACAGAATTTATTAATGATATGATTAATGAATCTCCTTCTGGAATGGATGAAATTCTGATAAAGAGGGTCAATAACGGTGTAAAATATCGTCATATAGTGACCAGTGATCTTGAGGAACCAGAAGATAGGGTATCGGATTTAAAAAAATTAGGTTATTATGATTTAATCAAGAATAACAAAATTGAGAGAAAGGAAATTACAACCACTAAAACAATATTGATTCTAAATGAAAAAGAAGCTGGAATAATCTTCCCTACTCTTGATGGTCAACCTGATCTTCGACATATGTTTTATGGAAATAGTGGTATGTTCTTAGATTGGGCTGTTGATTATTTTGAGTATTATTGGAAAAAGGCAAAAAATATTTCCAGAGTGAATAATCATAAATAATTACTCATTTGAATGACTTTTTTCCACATCTGATACATTGAGTTTGATAATCGACCAATCAAATCCCTCTGTAATTCAGTTTCTTATATTATGTCTAATGGTAACTGTCTCGCCTTCTTTAACTTTCAATCTCGGTTTGTTATCTGAATGATTCGTTACTACCATTAATGTCTCACAGTTTGGACAAAGTAAAGTGTCCATTCCAGATTTTTCAATAATTATGTTTGTTTCTAAATGCGCTTTTCCACAATTAACACATGTTTCTGATTTATCATTGACGGTGTTTATTTTTGATACATAATATGTCATATCATAAATCTCCTGATTCCAAATTAACTATGTGTAATCCTAAGATATGCTTCATGGATACTATTTTTACTAATGTTTTATTATGACTCGTAAAATAATTAGCTGAAAATCATATTTGAAGCTGATTGCAGTTACTGTTTTGCCCTATTTGTTACTTTTACCGTCTTTTACCTGCAATTCTTGGCATTATGCTGTTTCTGAAATTAATGGGTTATGATTCATATCTACTAATCTGCATAATGAATGAATTTGCTCTTCTGGTTCAAAATAGCATTCTTTACAATTGAACTTGTTTGGTTCATTACAAATTGAACATTCTTGTTTGATTGTTAGTTCCATTCCACATTTTCTACAACTATCAACTCTCATAATACAAGTACATCAAAATTTGCAATATATCTTGGTCAGCTGCATAGCTTACTTGTAATCTACTAGTTTTACCTGATTCTATCTATAACTATCACTAAATATGATCATGAAATCACAACAAATCTCAAACTGGGATAAAATGGTTCATGCCCCTTTCAAAAAGGTCGTAAAATTCGATCTTATCTGCATGGGAATCGGTGTGGTGATGGGAGTTGGCATTGGAGCATATTCAGTTGCTAGCGGTATCTTAAGCTAGCAACACAACTCTTTTTTATAAAAACTTGAAACTGTTTTCTTAGTTACAGCTTATTTCCCTCTAGTTTTTATCTTTCAAAATTATAATGAGTTTCTAATGGGTGACTTGATTGATG comes from the Candidatus Nitrosopumilus sediminis genome and includes:
- a CDS encoding Lrp/AsnC ligand binding domain-containing protein is translated as MGVSYLLLTCAIHKNTEVANTIRKLSGVREAVPVHGAYDCIVKVEKSTPDDAIQFILSSIRPLDDIRNIITLHDAPPLIMKQNV
- a CDS encoding helix-turn-helix transcriptional regulator, with translation MDKFEIVSSNFLELASEQRLRILSALNSKPHRVTMLAKKLDVTSQEIHRNLERLSNSGFVIKKPDEHYYITTTGQLMLSQMPIMFFVTKNQKYFSTHDIGILPAKFSRRLGVLENCEHVKGVTNVLDKWKKIYQNSTEFINDMINESPSGMDEILIKRVNNGVKYRHIVTSDLEEPEDRVSDLKKLGYYDLIKNNKIERKEITTTKTILILNEKEAGIIFPTLDGQPDLRHMFYGNSGMFLDWAVDYFEYYWKKAKNISRVNNHK